A single Candidatus Aegiribacteria sp. DNA region contains:
- a CDS encoding GNAT family N-acetyltransferase, which yields MKSEIIIRDMQSEDEEFVGSCTHIGETAEYTASCQRRVPWLRDRYERGLRVRVALLDGAHAGFLYVMPIELAPWGPVGRDLMSILCLTIKDEAKSRGIGRCLVSAAEEETQTQGCKAITVVAFYHDFWFMPAPFFEKCGFEVAVRKEESAILWKVFDSSAEPPSFLDRHFEFMPKYGKVVVDLFWSRSCLTTDTEAERVREVAGEFADSVLLREYCSDDPDIRSKYGIFRAIFVNGKEIGWGYEAPKNGLRTKIREAQQQLTPDS from the coding sequence ATGAAATCAGAAATCATTATCAGAGATATGCAAAGTGAAGACGAGGAGTTCGTAGGATCCTGCACGCATATCGGCGAAACAGCGGAATATACGGCATCCTGCCAAAGACGAGTGCCCTGGTTGCGCGACCGGTACGAACGGGGCCTTAGGGTTAGGGTTGCCCTTCTGGACGGTGCTCATGCAGGTTTTCTGTACGTTATGCCCATTGAACTTGCCCCCTGGGGACCGGTCGGACGGGACCTGATGAGTATCCTTTGCCTGACGATCAAAGACGAAGCTAAGTCCAGGGGAATAGGACGATGTCTGGTTTCAGCTGCTGAGGAGGAAACACAGACGCAGGGCTGTAAAGCTATTACTGTGGTCGCCTTCTACCACGATTTCTGGTTCATGCCGGCACCGTTCTTCGAGAAATGCGGATTCGAGGTCGCAGTGCGCAAGGAGGAATCAGCAATTCTCTGGAAGGTTTTCGACTCATCAGCGGAACCACCGTCTTTTCTCGACCGACACTTCGAGTTCATGCCGAAGTACGGCAAGGTAGTTGTCGACCTCTTCTGGAGCCGGTCCTGCCTTACGACCGATACTGAGGCGGAAAGGGTTCGTGAAGTTGCAGGCGAGTTCGCTGACTCGGTGCTGCTCAGGGAGTATTGCTCGGATGATCCGGACATTCGTTCAAAGTACGGCATCTTCAGGGCCATTTTTGTGAACGGGAAGGAAATCGGCTGGGGCTACGAGGCACCTAAGAACGGCCTGCGCACAAAGATTCGAG